The following coding sequences are from one Pseudonocardia sp. HH130630-07 window:
- a CDS encoding IS1380 family transposase yields the protein MRLGAPDAALTRFSGLAAVTELIDRLGIIDKLDAAVGPIKDRDRGCSAGQMLVGMSAAQLCGEDFLVGLDRHRADTAGQALTPVPGLASTTAAGLARKFIEGQWAAVETGLGDVHTTALDLLAQVDPDRAEQLTADVTIDLDTTDVEVYGRLKQGVAFNHQGQRVARPHVATWADTAVVLAADLGSGRDDPRATSAELFHRALAALPAQARAGRVRVRADAGYFAGQLARAALFVGVEFAIGARRIAPLWRILDGVAADGWTDAIDMTGAQVAVADYCPNWWPAATQLLIRRVRLDLDHGQVSGDPRARRRRTLHPAQRALPLDDLATVAKVDGVFAYSFIVTNLDVSTPAAAAQAEYWYRHRTKVENLFRDTKHGAALRHLPSGHLAVNRAWMWGALLAATTSGWLHHLTARTRDGRLVGHGVRGGQAMIATLRRRLITIPARLVRHARGLTLRLPPGEHLLAEVLARVRALPAPS from the coding sequence GTGCGTCTCGGCGCGCCGGACGCGGCGCTGACCAGGTTCTCCGGGCTGGCCGCGGTGACCGAGCTGATCGACCGGCTCGGGATCATCGACAAGCTCGACGCCGCGGTCGGGCCCATCAAGGACCGCGACCGCGGGTGCAGCGCCGGGCAGATGCTGGTCGGCATGTCGGCGGCGCAGCTGTGCGGGGAGGACTTCCTGGTCGGGCTGGACCGGCACCGCGCCGACACCGCCGGGCAGGCACTCACGCCGGTGCCGGGGTTGGCGTCCACGACCGCCGCCGGGCTCGCGCGCAAGTTCATCGAGGGGCAGTGGGCGGCGGTGGAGACCGGGCTCGGTGACGTGCACACCACCGCGCTGGACCTGCTCGCCCAGGTCGACCCGGACCGGGCCGAGCAGCTGACGGCGGACGTGACGATCGATCTGGACACCACCGATGTCGAGGTTTACGGCCGGCTCAAGCAGGGCGTGGCGTTCAACCACCAAGGCCAGCGGGTCGCCCGCCCGCACGTCGCGACCTGGGCCGACACCGCGGTGGTGCTGGCCGCTGACCTCGGTTCGGGCCGGGATGACCCCCGCGCCACCAGCGCCGAGCTGTTCCACCGGGCGCTGGCCGCGCTCCCCGCGCAGGCGCGGGCGGGGCGAGTCCGCGTGCGTGCGGACGCGGGCTACTTCGCCGGGCAGCTCGCCCGCGCAGCCCTGTTCGTCGGCGTGGAGTTCGCCATCGGCGCCCGACGCATCGCGCCGCTGTGGCGCATCCTCGACGGCGTCGCGGCCGACGGGTGGACCGACGCGATCGACATGACCGGCGCGCAGGTCGCGGTGGCCGACTATTGCCCGAACTGGTGGCCCGCAGCGACCCAGCTGCTGATCCGTCGGGTCCGGCTCGACCTGGACCACGGCCAGGTCTCCGGTGACCCGCGAGCGCGGCGCCGACGCACCCTGCACCCCGCCCAGCGGGCGCTCCCGCTCGACGACCTCGCTACGGTGGCCAAGGTCGACGGGGTGTTCGCCTACTCGTTCATCGTGACCAACCTCGACGTCTCCACACCTGCCGCAGCCGCGCAGGCCGAGTACTGGTACCGCCACCGCACGAAGGTGGAGAACCTGTTCCGCGACACCAAGCACGGCGCCGCGCTGCGCCACCTCCCCTCCGGACACCTCGCGGTGAACCGAGCCTGGATGTGGGGCGCACTCCTGGCCGCCACCACCAGCGGGTGGCTGCACCACCTCACCGCCCGCACCCGCGACGGGCGCCTGGTCGGGCACGGCGTCCGCGGCGGCCAGGCCATGATCGCCACCCTGCGCCGGCGGCTGATCACCATCCCCGCCCGCCTCGTGCGCCACGCCCGCGGCCTCACCCTGCGCCTACCACCCGGCGAGCACCTACTCGCCGAGGTCCTCGCCCGCGTCCGCGCCCTGCCCGCTCCGTCCTGA